From the genome of Biomphalaria glabrata chromosome 1, xgBioGlab47.1, whole genome shotgun sequence, one region includes:
- the LOC106054294 gene encoding suppressor of fused homolog, translated as MDDRERVSGVYTPGNIPITPPGLEAIYSACRRLYPDQPNPLQVTALVKYWLGGPDPLDYISMYANPGDPDRNIPPHWHYISFGLSDLHGDCRVYELGVSDGPSGFGFELTFRLKREPGEANPPTWPAALMQALARYVFQSENVLCSGDHVSWHTPLDGSESRIQHMLMTEDAQMQPISSILGVVNFIQIVGVCGEELKAAQHWNGPGIIELLRSKPAAGGAWLVTDMRRGETIFELDPHLKERLDQGIEQEGSNLSGVSAWCSWDEPGENHSSDSEDDKENKKDRYEDELEREEARRSGNESDRRAISHYDQEQIKATLKKGLSSTHLNVKDDSQSQSRKESFDSTVSSEGPTELIRTRSLDSVHLKFNLEAGSLLPLALRGRLKHGRHFTFKGIMNDIAITLVSSSVVGSITDDEHPFAAHGTWLQVLIQEDAIDEMIDDLDELSNPDEILCPKTYSWPEKKLCITILPDES; from the exons ATGGACGACAGAGAAAGAGTTTCGGGTGTTTATACTCCTGGAAATATACCAATTACTCCTCCTGGATTAGAAGCTATTTATTCTGCGTGCAGAAGACTTTACCCCGATCAACCAAATCCATTACAAGTTACTGCTTTAGTGAAATACTG GTTGGGCGGACCAGACCCCCTGGATTACATAAGCATGTACGCTAACCCTGGAGATCCTGATCGTAATATTCCACCACACTGGCATTACATTAGCTTTGGACTTTCAGATCTTCATGGTGACTGCAGAGTCTATGA ACTTGGAGTCTCAGATGGCCCAAGTGGCTTTGGCTTTGAATTAACATTCAGATTGAAAAGGGAGCCCGGTGAAGCGAATCCACCTACGTGGCCCGCAGCATTAATGCAAGCACTTGCTAGATATGTCTTTCAGTCTG AAAATGTGCTATGTAGTGGGGACCATGTTTCATGGCATACACCCTTGGACGGCAGTGAATCACGAATACAGCACATGTTAATGACAGAAGATGCACAAATGCAGCCTATCTCTTCAATTTTGGGCGTTGTCAACTTTATACAG ATAGTTGGTGTGTGTGGTGAGGAACTCAAAGCAGCGCAACACTGGAATGGTCCAGGTATTATAGAGCTCCTCAGATCTAAACCAGC agctggAGGTGCATGGCTAGTCACAGACATGAGAAGAGGGGAAACTATTTTTGAGCTAGACCCACATTTGAAG GAAAGATTAGACCAGGGCATTGAACAAGAAGGGTCCAATCTGAGCGGAGTTAGTGCTTGGTGTTCGTGGGATGAACCTGGAGAAAACCACAGCTCCGACAGTGAGGAcgataaagaaaacaaaaaagacagaTATGAGGATGAACTAGAAAGGGAAGAAGCACGCAGGAGTGGGAATGAATCAGACAGGAGGGCAATCAGTCATTATG aTCAAGAACAAATCAAAGCAACCTTGAAAAAAGGTCTTAGCAGCACACATCTTAATGTTAAAGATGA CTCCCAGTCCCAGTCGAGGAAAGAGTCCTTTGACAGCACAGTCAGTTCTGAAGGTCCAACCGAGTTGATTAGAACACGCTCACTGGATTCAGTGCATCTTAAGTTCAATTTGGAAGCTGGTTCACTTCTACCTCTAGCTCTTAG gGGGCGCTTAAAACATGGTCGGCATTTCACCTTCAAAGGCATAATGAACGACATTGCAATTACTCTAGTCTCTTCATCTGTCGTTGGTTCTATAACAGATGATGAACATCCATTTGCAGCACATGGCACATGGTTACAG GTGTTGATTCAAGAAGATGCTATTGATGAGATGATTGATGACCTCGATGAATTGTCCAATCCTGATGAG ATATTATGCCCCAAGACTTACAGTTGGCCAGAGAAAAAGTTGTGCATAACAATCTTACCAGACGAAAGCTAG
- the LOC106054295 gene encoding beta-centractin — translation MDSYDVIANQPVVIDNGSGVIKAGFAGDQVPKYIFPNYIGRPKHVRIMAGALEGDIFLGPEAEEHRGLLSIRYPMEHGIVKDWNDMEQIWQYIYSKDQLQTISEEHPVLLTEAPLNPQRNREKAAEIFFETFNVPALFISMQAVLSLYATGRTTGVVLDAGDGVTHAVPIYEGFAMPHSIMRVDIAGRDVTRYLRLLLRKEGFDFQTSAEFEVVRQLKERVCYLSINPLREESMETEKVQYTLPDGNTVEIGSARFRAPELLFRPDLIGDECEGIHEVLSFSIQKSDLDLRKTLYSNIVLSGGSTLFKGFGDRLLSEVKKLSPRDVKLRISAPQERLYSTWIGGSILASLDTFKKMWVSKREYHEEGVKAIHRKTF, via the exons ATGGATTCGTATGATGTCATAGCTAATCAACCTGTAGTAATTGATAAT GGATCTGGTGTTATCAAAGCAGGTTTTGCTGGAGATCAAGTCCCCAAGTATATTTTCCCTAACTA tattGGAAGACCTAAACATGTCAGAATTATGGCTGGAGCTCTTGAAGGGGACATCTTTCTTGGGCCTGAAGCAGAG GAACACAGAGGATTGTTGTCCATTAGATATCCAATGGAACATGGCATTGTGAAAGATTGGAATGATATGGAGCAAATATGGCAGTACATCTATTCCAAAGATCAACTACAAACTATATCTGAAGAA CATCCAGTGCTGTTGACTGAAGCTCCATTAAATCCGCAAAGAAACAGAGAAAAAGCAGCAGAGATATTTTTCGAGACTTTTAATGTCCCAGCCTTATTCATATCCATGCAGGCTGTACTTAGTTT ATATGCTACAGGCCGTACCACAGGTGTGGTATTAGATGCTGGTGATGGTGTGACCCACGCTGTGCCCATCTATGAAGGCTTTGCCATGCCTCATAGCATCATGAGGGTAGATATAGCAGGCAGGGATGTGACCAGGTATCTTCGTCTGCTTCTGAGAAAGGAAGGATTTGATTTCCAGACTTCCGCTGAATTTGAAGTTGTCAGACAATTGAAAGag agAGTTTGCTATTTATCCATTAATCCTCTCAGAGAAGAGAGCatggagacagagaaagttcAGTACACATTGCCTGATGGTAATACAGTGGAG ATTGGATCAGCTAGGTTTCGTGCTCCTGAGCTTCTGTTCAGGCCAGACTTGATAGGTGACGAGTGTGAAGGCATTCATGAGGTATTGTCCTTTTCTATACAGAAGTCAGACTTGGATCTGCGTAAAACTTTATACTCAAACATTGTTCTCAGTGGAGGCTCCACACTTTTTAAAG GTTTTGGTGACAGGTTACTCAGTGAAGTCAAGAAATTATCACCAAGAGATGTGAAATTGAGG ATATCAGCACCACAGGAACGATTGTACTCAACATGGATTGG tgGTTCCATCCTTGCATCTTTAGATACTTTTAAGAAGATGTGGGTTTCCAAGCGAGAGTACCATGAGGAAGGGGTCAAGGCCATACACAGAAAGACATTTTAA